CCGCTGCCACCGCCGAGCGGATCGGGCTGATCGCCGAGCGGGTCGCGGACGATGACCTGCCTGCGCGCTCGCTGGAACTGGCGAAACGGATGGCCCGGCTGCCCGGCAACCAGCTCGAGATGATCAAGCTGCTGTGCAACCAGACGGTGGAGAACATGGGCTTCGCCTCCTCCCGCACCCTCGGCACCCTGCTGGACGGCGTTGCCAGGCACACCAGCGAGGGCAGGGCCTTCGTGGCCAGGGCCACCGAGGCCGGTTTCCGGCAGGCGGTGCGGGAGCGGGACGACCCGTTCGGCGACTACGGGTCCCGGCCGAAGGAGTAGCGCATGCCGGTACGAGTGGAGCGCACCGGGCCGGTCACCACGGTGATCCTGGCCGGACCGGAGAAACGCAACGCCGTGGACGGGCCGACCGCGGCCGCGCTGGCCGAGGCGTTCCGCGCCTTCGACGCGGACGAGCAGGCCGCCGTGGCCGTGCTGTACGGCGAGGGCGGCACCTTCTGCGCGGGCGCCGACCTGAAGGCGGTCGGCACCGAGCGGGGCAACCGGCTCACCGCGGAAGGGGACGGGCCGATGGGGCCTTCCCGGCTGCGGCTGGGCAAGCCGGTGATCGCCGCGATCGCCGGGCATGCCGTGGCAGGTGGCCTGGAACTGGCGCTGTGGTGCGACCTGCGGGTGGCCGAGGAGGACGCGGTGCTCGGCGTGTTCTGCCGCCGATGGGGCGTGCCGCTGATCGACGGCGGCACGGTGCGGCTGCCCCGGCTGATCGGGGCGAGCAGGGCGATGGACCTGATCCTCACCGGCAGGCCGGTGGACGCGGCCGAGGCGCAGGCGATCGGGCTGGTCAACCGGGTGGTGCCGAAGGGCGGCAGCAGGCAGGCCGCCGAGGAGCTGGCTGCCGGACTGGCCCGGTTCCCGCAGACCTGCCTGCGCCAGGACCGGCTTTCCATGCTGGAGCAGGAGGGTCTCGCCGAGGAGGATGCGCTGGCCGCGGAGTTCCGGCACGGCACGGTGTCGCTGGCCGCGGACAGCCTGGCCGGAGCCCGGCGCTTCGCCGATGGCGAGGGCAGGCACGGCGCCTTCTAGGAGTGCCCGCGGCGCCGGTCGGGTTTCTGACCCGGCCGCGGTGTGACGGCCCGGCGCCGGACCGGCCGCTCTTCCTCCCGTTCCCGGTCCACCAGGCCGGTGAGCAGGCGCTGCTGGCCGAAGGTCCATACGTTGTTGGCGAGGAAGTACAGCAGCACCCCGATCGGCATCGGGAAGAAGGACCCGGACACCAGCATGCCGACCGGCGCGAGGTACATCATCGCCTTGCTGATCGTGGCCACCTGCGGGTTCGCCGTGGTGTCCTGCCGCCGCAGGCTCATCCGCATGGACAGGTACGTCGCCAGCCCGGCGAGCAATATGAGCGGAATGCCCACGGCGAGCATATGGGCCCGGTCGGTGCCGACGGCGAGCAGTTCGGCTGACGGCTGGCTGAGCCAGTTGCCGAGCTTGGCGCCGAACAGGTCGGCGCCGAGGAAGGACTCCACCCCGGCCCGGTCGAAGACCTGGTTGGACTGGGCGTCCGGGGTGAACCCGCGCAGCACCCAGAACAGGCTGAGGAAGGCGGGCAGCTGGATCAGGGCGGGCAGGCAGCCGCCGAACGGGCTGGTG
The sequence above is drawn from the Amycolatopsis aidingensis genome and encodes:
- a CDS encoding crotonase/enoyl-CoA hydratase family protein, whose translation is MPVRVERTGPVTTVILAGPEKRNAVDGPTAAALAEAFRAFDADEQAAVAVLYGEGGTFCAGADLKAVGTERGNRLTAEGDGPMGPSRLRLGKPVIAAIAGHAVAGGLELALWCDLRVAEEDAVLGVFCRRWGVPLIDGGTVRLPRLIGASRAMDLILTGRPVDAAEAQAIGLVNRVVPKGGSRQAAEELAAGLARFPQTCLRQDRLSMLEQEGLAEEDALAAEFRHGTVSLAADSLAGARRFADGEGRHGAF
- the yidC gene encoding membrane protein insertase YidC produces the protein MFDFLLYPVSAVLWFWHAIFGSLLGHDSGLAWVLAIAFLVFTIRALLLRPALGQLRAARRTQELAPQIQWIREKHRGDQPRIAREIQQLHAEHGTSPFGGCLPALIQLPAFLSLFWVLRGFTPDAQSNQVFDRAGVESFLGADLFGAKLGNWLSQPSAELLAVGTDRAHMLAVGIPLILLAGLATYLSMRMSLRRQDTTANPQVATISKAMMYLAPVGMLVSGSFFPMPIGVLLYFLANNVWTFGQQRLLTGLVDREREEERPVRRRAVTPRPGQKPDRRRGHS